CCGTCCGATATCTGGCCCTTGACGGCCTGGCCCTTGACTGGCTGGCCCTTGGTTGGCCGCTTGCTGGTCCCCGATTCGCCGGAAGCCTGGTCGTCGCCTCCGCCCCGGTCGCTCATCGCAGCGTCCTCCGGTAGGCGATGCAGCGCCCCAGGCGCACGGTCTCGAAGCGTGGAGTCATGCCGATGATGGATTCGGAGTGGCCGAGGAAGAGTAGACCGCCGGGACGCAGAGCGCGGGCGAAATTCTCAATCGCCCGGTGGGTCGCCTCTTCAGAGAAGTAGATCAGCACGTTGCGGCAGAACAGAGCGTCGTAGGAGCCCGCGGGGACGAAGGAATCGGGATCCACGATATTGCCATGGCGAAAGCTCACTCCCTCGCGGAACGGCTCTTTCAATACGAAGCGTTCCTCGTGCGGGTTGCGAAAATAATGACCGGCCCGCTGAGGATCCAGTGCCCGCAGCGAACGCGGGCTGTACTCCCCGCCCCGGGCCAGATCCAGCCGCTCCTTGTCGATGTCGAAGGCGTCCACCCGAACCTCCGTGGAACCCAGCCGGAAGCGATGCTGGCGAGCGTAGATGCCCAGGGTGTAGGCCTCCTCCCCGGACGAGCAACCGGCGGAGAGAATCCGCAGCCGGCCGGCCTGGGCCGGCGAAGTGCGCAGATGATCCAGGGCGAGATCGAAGAGGGCCTCGAATTGGGCCTTCTCGCGGAAAAAATAGGTCTCGTTGTTGGTCACCCGCCGAACCAACTGCTCCCGCTCCCCCTCCAGATCGCAATGCAGCCGCAGATAGTAGTCCAGGAATCGCTTGAGGCGTAGCTCCCGAAGCCGCGGCTCGAGGCGGGATTGTAGAATCTGACGCTTGCCGTTGGGAAAATGGAGTCCGAACTCTCGCGACAGAATCTCGTTGAGCAGGGCTTGCTCCTCGCGCGTCATCAGCGCGATCTCATGGATCACCTAGGATCACCCTCCGGCTCCAACAAAGCCATCGCGCGCTGCGCCACGATGGTCACCGGGTCCGAGGCCAGCTGCACCAGAGCGGCCAGATTCTTGGGTCGCTGGAAGCGTCCCAGCACCTCGGCACAGGCCAGCCGTACGTACCAATCGTGATGGGCGACGGCCTCGCGGAAGAAGCCGTCGTCCTCGGTGGTGGCGCACAGCGACAGCGCCTTGTAGGCGATGCGCGCCACCCCTTCCTCATCTCCCTCCGCCACCTCCCGCAGGGCTTCCCGCACCCGTGGACCGCCGATGCGCCCCAGGCTTTCCAGCACCAGCGGCCGGTAGGAGCTATCCTCTTCGAGTAGCACCAGAAGCTTGTCCACGCTCTGGCGGTCGCCGAGCTCCCCCATGGCCCGAATCAAGGCCGGGCTGGTGTGCTCGCCGAGGAGCTCCCGCAGCGCCGGCACCAGCTGCCGCTGCCCCGACTCCACCGCCACCTCCGCCGCCAGCGGGCCGTAGTCCGCCGGCGCCTCCTCGAGCCAGCTCTCCCAGGGCAAGATCCCCATCACCTTGGACTGGTCCGTCAACTGCGCCAGAGCCGCCAGCCGGTCCTGGTGGTCCAGCTCCTGAATCGCTGCGGCGGTGGTCTCGGGATCGCGGCCGAGGAGAGCGGCGAGGACGATCTGCGTGCTCTCCCGCAGCCCCTCCTGGCCGTCGATCAACTCCCGGAGCGCTTCCTTGTGGGAGCTCAGCACCGGCGCCAGGGAAGCCCGGGAGCTCACCGGCAGGGACCGGTAGAGGGCCAGCAGAGCTTCCGCCACGTCGCGATGCTGAACCTTCGACAGGGTCCCCACGACCAGTTCCAACCAACCGGCGTCCATGGGCTTGTGCAGAGCCTCTACCAGGATGTCTACCGGCGTGTCCTGGGGAAACCGCCCCGCCAGCAGCAGCCCCCAAGCCCGCCGCTGGTCCTCCGCGTGCAAGAGCTTGGCGATGAGGTCCTTGCGTTGCGACAGGCAGGTGGGCAAGAGCAGCGGCTCGAGGTGCGCGTCCACCAGCAGGTCCAAAGCTTCGTCGTCCTGCTCTCCGGGCCCCAGGGCCAGCAGCGCCCGCGCCGCCGGAACCCGCACCGCGCCGGTGTCGTGGAGGTAGAGGGACAGGCTGCCCCGCAGGCCCGCCACGTCCGGCGGGAAGCGGGGCAAGCCCTCGAGAACGTGAGCCAAGAGCCCGAGCATGGTCTCCGCGTCCAGGTCCTGCTCGAAGCGCAGCCAATGCTCCGCCAGCCGTTTGAAGGCGTCGAAGCCGCCGATGCGCGCCAGGGCTTCCGCCGCCAGGGGTCCCATCATCAAGTCCGTCAGCAGCTTGGCCAGATGCGGCACCGCCACCGGCGAGCGAATATCCCCCAGGGCCTCCACCGCCGCCACCTGCAACCACGAATCGCCTTCCAAGAACGGCAACATGTCGGGAATGGTGCGAGCGTCCCCGAGGTGCCCAATGGCGACGATCACCGCCTGCACGACGTTGGGATCGCTGTGCCGCAGCTGAGCTCGCAGAGGCTCCAGAGCCCGCGGATCCTTGAGGTGGTCGAGCACCAGCACTGCCTGCAGCACCACGTCGTCGTCGGGATCCCGCAGCAGCTCCACCGCCAGGGTGAAGCCGCGGCTGCCACGCATCTTGAGCATCTCCAGCCCGGCGTTGCGCAGCACGCCGTCGGCGTCGTCGCGCAGATACGAGGTCAGAACGTCGTCGGAGAGGGCCGCCGCCCCCATGCGCAGGGCGCGGCTGCGGATGCCCGGGCTGGGGTTGCGGATCAGCCGGGTGATGGCCTCCACTCGCTGCTCCAAGGGCATGGACGGGAGTTGATCCAGGAGCTGGATGCACTCATCCCAGGTGGCTTCCGAAGCGCTACCGGTCATAGGTTCTTCCATCGATCTGTCAACTCCCATCCTCAATCACTAGGTCGTCTATCCTCAGATCCTGAATCCTAAGACTTTGAATCCTGAGATCCTGAGTCCTCAGTCACCGCATCTTCCGGAGTCGAGGCCGGCTCCGAGGCCGACCCTAGCCGCTGGGTCAACAGCTGGTCTACGTCCAACAAGATCAACCATCCTTCGGATTCGACCCCCAACCCTGCCAGATGCTCGCAGCCGGCGCTCAGAACCAACGGAGGCAAACGCCGCAGCTGCCGCGGCTGGAGCCACAGCGGGCTCTCCACCCGATCCACCCACAGCCCCAGGCGGTGTCCCCGGGATTGCACCAGCACGACCCGTCCGGGGTCCTGGAGCCGTCCGGGCCTCGGGCGGGGATCTTCGCCGGAGGATTCTCCGTCAGTCTCTGCAAGGGGCGCTCTCCGGGGCACTGCAGGGGCCGTGGCCAAACGCTGCCGCAGATCCAGCACCGGCACCCGGCGCCCCCCCTCCGATAGGATCCCACAAACGGCCTCGGGAGCTTCCTCGTCAACCTCCATCCGAGCCGCCGAGGCGATGGATTCCA
This Acidobacteriota bacterium DNA region includes the following protein-coding sequences:
- a CDS encoding chemotaxis protein CheW; translation: MSPASGAAAAVARPRRWLPVLLGEERFGVLLEAVESIASAARMEVDEEAPEAVCGILSEGGRRVPVLDLRQRLATAPAVPRRAPLAETDGESSGEDPRPRPGRLQDPGRVVLVQSRGHRLGLWVDRVESPLWLQPRQLRRLPPLVLSAGCEHLAGLGVESEGWLILLDVDQLLTQRLGSASEPASTPEDAVTEDSGSQDSKS
- a CDS encoding protein-glutamate O-methyltransferase CheR translates to MIHEIALMTREEQALLNEILSREFGLHFPNGKRQILQSRLEPRLRELRLKRFLDYYLRLHCDLEGEREQLVRRVTNNETYFFREKAQFEALFDLALDHLRTSPAQAGRLRILSAGCSSGEEAYTLGIYARQHRFRLGSTEVRVDAFDIDKERLDLARGGEYSPRSLRALDPQRAGHYFRNPHEERFVLKEPFREGVSFRHGNIVDPDSFVPAGSYDALFCRNVLIYFSEEATHRAIENFARALRPGGLLFLGHSESIIGMTPRFETVRLGRCIAYRRTLR
- a CDS encoding HEAT repeat domain-containing protein — its product is MTGSASEATWDECIQLLDQLPSMPLEQRVEAITRLIRNPSPGIRSRALRMGAAALSDDVLTSYLRDDADGVLRNAGLEMLKMRGSRGFTLAVELLRDPDDDVVLQAVLVLDHLKDPRALEPLRAQLRHSDPNVVQAVIVAIGHLGDARTIPDMLPFLEGDSWLQVAAVEALGDIRSPVAVPHLAKLLTDLMMGPLAAEALARIGGFDAFKRLAEHWLRFEQDLDAETMLGLLAHVLEGLPRFPPDVAGLRGSLSLYLHDTGAVRVPAARALLALGPGEQDDEALDLLVDAHLEPLLLPTCLSQRKDLIAKLLHAEDQRRAWGLLLAGRFPQDTPVDILVEALHKPMDAGWLELVVGTLSKVQHRDVAEALLALYRSLPVSSRASLAPVLSSHKEALRELIDGQEGLRESTQIVLAALLGRDPETTAAAIQELDHQDRLAALAQLTDQSKVMGILPWESWLEEAPADYGPLAAEVAVESGQRQLVPALRELLGEHTSPALIRAMGELGDRQSVDKLLVLLEEDSSYRPLVLESLGRIGGPRVREALREVAEGDEEGVARIAYKALSLCATTEDDGFFREAVAHHDWYVRLACAEVLGRFQRPKNLAALVQLASDPVTIVAQRAMALLEPEGDPR